A window of Vidua chalybeata isolate OUT-0048 chromosome 27, bVidCha1 merged haplotype, whole genome shotgun sequence contains these coding sequences:
- the CBARP gene encoding voltage-dependent calcium channel beta subunit-associated regulatory protein isoform X1 encodes MSDDPTPWDNGTESATAVPGEVSPQDGYVLLLALLSIFIGGTLVLLSGILIICRRCCEADRRHSRASDDPEKTNTTYLDDSQQAQDITGKVEDPECLSSSSYRDAESERFLSSSSSTARRVSFNEAALFDQGKKTQEKGRRYTLTEGDFHHLKNARLTHLHLPPPALKIVTIHECESSENSLAMTPRLPPPKPGLAIFQPPTGALPRPVLPSHAVGPSSALPGDTYNSTVDTSFTEASPSASSDSGEGPSFTAAPRSGKVAGAGSAGPEEPPPTPPQGTVLQFFTRLRRHASLDGASPYFRIKKWKLESTQRASSLDTRGSPKRRQFQRQRAASESMDQEDRDPHQTDIIQYIAHTDDVSFHPAGGPFLPSPASPPPSLGRLEPGEGGAGSPSKSSVPEQPSAYHDIWSLRASLELYAASERSNDQDSVRSDSGDSVSSTSGVPPCPSPSLDEAEGPEEKFWGRPKTEESEPGTRKLLQMDSGYASIEAPSRGGEEGPPKDQTASEKRICFTSAGRKGTIFESFEGRDPEEEEDEEEEEGGSTTLGAAGGGHLRPHSPLAWSPYGQMFPGREGLPRRDYSIDEKTDALFNAFVRHDPQFDESPLRGKHRSRTHLRKQWQHTKQFSDPGVRYPALERHRTPLRRGDSANYPLDSRFHSPLPRIVSAGDEEAAEASDGVPPAPVLPDPEIQVIVEEPGEAAPETKAGSELREDDDCPGPGRCLGLGSGSELMDKIAGGLEERLYGHLRKTAERETPECAVAVVASDASPDHSTV; translated from the exons ATGAGCGATGACCCAACACCCTGGGACAACGGGACCGAGAGCGCCACG GCGGTGCCCGGCGAGGTGTCCCCTCAGGATGGGTATGTGCTGCTCCTCGCCCTGCTCTCCATCTTCATCGGGGGCACCCTGGTCCTGCTCTCGGGCATCCTGATCATCTGCCGCCGCTGCTGTGAGGCCGACCGGCGGCACTCCAG agccagcGATGACCCCGAGAAAACCAACACCACTTACCTGGATGACTCGCAGCAGGCGCAGG ATATCACTGGCAAAGTGGAGGACCCTGAGTGCCTGTCGTCCTCCAGCTACCGGGATGCGGAGAGTGAGCGGTTCctgtcctccagctcctccactgCCCGGCGCGTCTCCTTCAACGAGGCCGCGCTCTTTGACCAGGGGAAGAAGACccaggagaaggggaggag GTACACACTGACAGAGGGGGACTTCCACCACCTGAAGAATGCCCGCCTGACTCACCTGCACCTCCCGCCGCCTGCCCTCAAGATTGTCACCATCCACGAGTGCGAGTCCAGCGAGAACAGCCTGGCCATGACCCCCCGCCTGCCCCCGCCCAAGCCCGGTCTCGCCATCTTCCAG CCCCCCACAGGGGCCCTGCCCCGGCCAGTGCTCCCCAGCCATGCTGTGggccccagctcagccctgcccggggACACCTACAACTCCACCGTGGACACCAGCTTCACAGAGGCCAGCCCGTCTGCCTCCTCCGACTCTGGGGAGGGGCCTTCG TtcacagcagcacccaggagTGGGAAGGTGGCTGGGGCAGGCAGTGCCGGCCCCGAGGAGCCACCCCCGACCCCCCCCCAGGGGACCGTCCTGCAGTTCTTCACCCGCCTGCGTCGCCATGCCAGCCTGGACGGGGCCAGCCCCTACTTCAGGATCAAGAAGTGGAAGCTGGAGAGCACCCAGCGGGCATCCAGCCTGGACACCAGAG GATCCCCCAAGCGTCGGCAGTTTCAGAGGCAGCGGGCGGCCAGCGAGAGCATGGACCAGGAGGACCGGGACCCCCATCAGACCGACATCATCCAGTACATTGCCCACACGGACGACGTGTCCTTCCATCCCGCGGGGggccccttcctgccctcccctgccagccccccacCCTCTCTCGGCAG GCTAGAGCCAGGCGAGGGGGGTGCGGGCAGCCCCAGCAAGTCCAGCGTGCCCGAGCAGCCCAGCGCCTACCACGACATCTGGAGCCTGCGCGCCTCGCTGGAGCTGTACGCGGCCTCCGAGCGCAGCAACGACCAGGACTCGGTGCGCAGCGACAGCGGGGACAGCGTCTCCTCCACCAGCGGCgtgcccccctgcccctccccttccctggaTGAGGCTGAAGGCCCCGAGGAGAAGTTCTGGGGTCGGCCCAAGACGGAGGAGTCGGAGCCCGGCACACGCAAGCTGCTGCAGATGGACAGTGGCTACGCCTCCATCGAGGCGCCCAGCCGGGGGGGTGAGGAGGGCCCCCCCAAGGACCAGACGGCCTCTGAGAAGCGCATTTGCTTCACCAGTGCCGGGCGGAAAGGAACCATCTTTGAGAGCTTCGAGGGCCGGGAcccggaggaggaggaagatgaggaagaggaggagggggggagCACGACCCTGGGCGCAGCGGGTGGGGGACACCTCcgtccccacagccccctggcCTGGTCCCCGTACGGGCAGATGTTCCCCGGGCGGGAGGGGCTGCCCCGGCGGGACTACAGCATCGACGAGAAGACAGACGCGCTGTTCAATGCCTTCGTGCGCCACGACCCCCAGTTTGACGAGTCTCCGCTGCGGGGCAAGCACCGCTCCCGCACTCACCTGCGCAAGCAGTGGCAGCACACGAAGCAGTTCAGCGACCCTGGCGTGCGGTACCCGGCGCTGGAGCGGCACCGGACACCTCTGCGCCGTGGCGACAGTGCCAACTACCCCCTGGACTCCCGGTTCCACAGCCCCCTGCCCCGCATTGTCAGCGCCGGTGACgaggaggcagcagaggcaTCTGATGGGGTACCCCCTGCCCCGGTGCTGCCTGACCCCGAGATCCAGGTGATCGTGGAGGAGCCTGGAGAGGCAGCACCCGAGACCAAGGCTGGCTCTGAGCTCCGTGAGGATGATGACTGCCCCGGCCCTGGGAGGTGCTTGGGGCTGGGCTCCGGCTCGGAGCTGATGGACAAGATTGCGGGCGGCCTGGAGGAGCGGCTCTATGGGCACCTGAGGAAAACGGCAGAGAGAGAAACCCCCGAGTGCGCGGTGGCCGTAGTGGCCAGTGATGCCTCCCCCGACCACAGCACGGTCTAG
- the CBARP gene encoding voltage-dependent calcium channel beta subunit-associated regulatory protein isoform X2: protein MSDDPTPWDNGTESATAVPGEVSPQDGYVLLLALLSIFIGGTLVLLSGILIICRRCCEADRRHSRASDDPEKTNTTYLDDSQQAQDITGKVEDPECLSSSSYRDAESERFLSSSSSTARRVSFNEAALFDQGKKTQEKGRRYTLTEGDFHHLKNARLTHLHLPPPALKIVTIHECESSENSLAMTPRLPPPKPGLAIFQFTAAPRSGKVAGAGSAGPEEPPPTPPQGTVLQFFTRLRRHASLDGASPYFRIKKWKLESTQRASSLDTRGSPKRRQFQRQRAASESMDQEDRDPHQTDIIQYIAHTDDVSFHPAGGPFLPSPASPPPSLGRLEPGEGGAGSPSKSSVPEQPSAYHDIWSLRASLELYAASERSNDQDSVRSDSGDSVSSTSGVPPCPSPSLDEAEGPEEKFWGRPKTEESEPGTRKLLQMDSGYASIEAPSRGGEEGPPKDQTASEKRICFTSAGRKGTIFESFEGRDPEEEEDEEEEEGGSTTLGAAGGGHLRPHSPLAWSPYGQMFPGREGLPRRDYSIDEKTDALFNAFVRHDPQFDESPLRGKHRSRTHLRKQWQHTKQFSDPGVRYPALERHRTPLRRGDSANYPLDSRFHSPLPRIVSAGDEEAAEASDGVPPAPVLPDPEIQVIVEEPGEAAPETKAGSELREDDDCPGPGRCLGLGSGSELMDKIAGGLEERLYGHLRKTAERETPECAVAVVASDASPDHSTV from the exons ATGAGCGATGACCCAACACCCTGGGACAACGGGACCGAGAGCGCCACG GCGGTGCCCGGCGAGGTGTCCCCTCAGGATGGGTATGTGCTGCTCCTCGCCCTGCTCTCCATCTTCATCGGGGGCACCCTGGTCCTGCTCTCGGGCATCCTGATCATCTGCCGCCGCTGCTGTGAGGCCGACCGGCGGCACTCCAG agccagcGATGACCCCGAGAAAACCAACACCACTTACCTGGATGACTCGCAGCAGGCGCAGG ATATCACTGGCAAAGTGGAGGACCCTGAGTGCCTGTCGTCCTCCAGCTACCGGGATGCGGAGAGTGAGCGGTTCctgtcctccagctcctccactgCCCGGCGCGTCTCCTTCAACGAGGCCGCGCTCTTTGACCAGGGGAAGAAGACccaggagaaggggaggag GTACACACTGACAGAGGGGGACTTCCACCACCTGAAGAATGCCCGCCTGACTCACCTGCACCTCCCGCCGCCTGCCCTCAAGATTGTCACCATCCACGAGTGCGAGTCCAGCGAGAACAGCCTGGCCATGACCCCCCGCCTGCCCCCGCCCAAGCCCGGTCTCGCCATCTTCCAG TtcacagcagcacccaggagTGGGAAGGTGGCTGGGGCAGGCAGTGCCGGCCCCGAGGAGCCACCCCCGACCCCCCCCCAGGGGACCGTCCTGCAGTTCTTCACCCGCCTGCGTCGCCATGCCAGCCTGGACGGGGCCAGCCCCTACTTCAGGATCAAGAAGTGGAAGCTGGAGAGCACCCAGCGGGCATCCAGCCTGGACACCAGAG GATCCCCCAAGCGTCGGCAGTTTCAGAGGCAGCGGGCGGCCAGCGAGAGCATGGACCAGGAGGACCGGGACCCCCATCAGACCGACATCATCCAGTACATTGCCCACACGGACGACGTGTCCTTCCATCCCGCGGGGggccccttcctgccctcccctgccagccccccacCCTCTCTCGGCAG GCTAGAGCCAGGCGAGGGGGGTGCGGGCAGCCCCAGCAAGTCCAGCGTGCCCGAGCAGCCCAGCGCCTACCACGACATCTGGAGCCTGCGCGCCTCGCTGGAGCTGTACGCGGCCTCCGAGCGCAGCAACGACCAGGACTCGGTGCGCAGCGACAGCGGGGACAGCGTCTCCTCCACCAGCGGCgtgcccccctgcccctccccttccctggaTGAGGCTGAAGGCCCCGAGGAGAAGTTCTGGGGTCGGCCCAAGACGGAGGAGTCGGAGCCCGGCACACGCAAGCTGCTGCAGATGGACAGTGGCTACGCCTCCATCGAGGCGCCCAGCCGGGGGGGTGAGGAGGGCCCCCCCAAGGACCAGACGGCCTCTGAGAAGCGCATTTGCTTCACCAGTGCCGGGCGGAAAGGAACCATCTTTGAGAGCTTCGAGGGCCGGGAcccggaggaggaggaagatgaggaagaggaggagggggggagCACGACCCTGGGCGCAGCGGGTGGGGGACACCTCcgtccccacagccccctggcCTGGTCCCCGTACGGGCAGATGTTCCCCGGGCGGGAGGGGCTGCCCCGGCGGGACTACAGCATCGACGAGAAGACAGACGCGCTGTTCAATGCCTTCGTGCGCCACGACCCCCAGTTTGACGAGTCTCCGCTGCGGGGCAAGCACCGCTCCCGCACTCACCTGCGCAAGCAGTGGCAGCACACGAAGCAGTTCAGCGACCCTGGCGTGCGGTACCCGGCGCTGGAGCGGCACCGGACACCTCTGCGCCGTGGCGACAGTGCCAACTACCCCCTGGACTCCCGGTTCCACAGCCCCCTGCCCCGCATTGTCAGCGCCGGTGACgaggaggcagcagaggcaTCTGATGGGGTACCCCCTGCCCCGGTGCTGCCTGACCCCGAGATCCAGGTGATCGTGGAGGAGCCTGGAGAGGCAGCACCCGAGACCAAGGCTGGCTCTGAGCTCCGTGAGGATGATGACTGCCCCGGCCCTGGGAGGTGCTTGGGGCTGGGCTCCGGCTCGGAGCTGATGGACAAGATTGCGGGCGGCCTGGAGGAGCGGCTCTATGGGCACCTGAGGAAAACGGCAGAGAGAGAAACCCCCGAGTGCGCGGTGGCCGTAGTGGCCAGTGATGCCTCCCCCGACCACAGCACGGTCTAG